A region from the Corylus avellana chromosome ca7, CavTom2PMs-1.0 genome encodes:
- the LOC132187829 gene encoding LRR receptor-like serine/threonine-protein kinase IOS1, whose translation MVLVGAFFWSKNLLSSDGQYKLSMHTRRKICPRIKKRKQMGMGFKHFISILLAGLGHDILAVHVQDQSGFISIACGLPANSRFKETKTGINYISDETFIDSGISKSISPEFTGNQQQYVWNLRSFPQGNRNCYTINVTAGTKYLIGATFLYGNYDGIDNLPQFDLYLGPNTWDTVKVVNSSLRVVKQLIHVPSRNYVHFCLVNTGLGTPFISAIELRPLINTSYVTTSGSLSLFSRLDVGSTSNQGYRYGYDVHDRYWVPYNKFGWTDLSTSLTIDTTNSYQPPSVVMSTAVTPVNGNDSLQFSWDSEYATSEYYVYMYFAEVVKLEANQYRSFNIAVNENYWYGPFAPNYLKTNTLDSSSALSGKAKYEISIFKTENSTFPPIINAIEIYSVKYLLQSETVQGDVDAIAKIKSTYGIKRTWQGDPCAPKEYPWEGLNCSYDGYTPPRITSLNLSSSGLIGEISADISNLVMLQYLDLSNNNLTGSVPNFLSQLQYLRILNLERNQLSGSVPTELIARSKNGRSLSSSVGDNPNLCGSDSCKQKKNNFVVPIVASLGGLLILSLIVAAIYILLGIRRRKHQDKTKAVVIIDARSNIQNVSLESIQRQFTYPELLKITNFERIDGKGGFGTVYHGTIDDTQVAVKMLSPSSIQGFQRFQSEVKLLMKVHHRNLTTLVGFCYEGSNMWLIYEYMANGNLKEHLSGEKANILNWEDRIQIATDAAQGLEYLHRGCKPPIIHRDVKSTHILLTENFHAKLADFGLSKIFPCDGGSHMSTDVAGSPGYLDPEYYISNKLTEKSDVYSFGVVLLEIITSRPALERSHERTHISQWVSFLLAKGDIKSIVDPRLGGNFNIYSAWKAVEIAMVCVSPTSAERPTMSQVVAVLNECLPLELARTKEGNEYKSIDLIDDQYESHYRTQSFSTVKDILNLESF comes from the exons atggtTCTTGTTGGTGCGTTTTTCTGGTCCAAGAATTTGCTATCCAGTGATGGCCAG TATAAATTAAGCATGCATACCAGGCGGAAGATATGTCCGCggataaagaaaaggaaacagaTGGGGATGGGGTTCAAACATTTCATCTCTATATTGCTCGCTGGTTTGGGTCATGATATACTTGCTGTTCATGTCCAGGAtcaatcag GCTTCATAAGCATAGCTTGCGGGTTACCAGCGAATTCTAGATTTAAGGAGACGAAAACAGGCATTAATTACATTTCGGACGAGACCTTCATAGACTCAGGTATAAGTAAGAGCATATCACCTGAATTCACAGGTAACCAACAACAATACGTATGGAATCTCAGAAGCTTTCCTCAAGGAAACCGAAACTGTTACACCATAAACGTCACAGCAGGCACTAAATATTTGATCGGAGCAACCTTCTTGTATGGGAATTATGATGGAATAGATAATTTACCACAATTCGATCTATATCTTGGCCCAAATACGTGGGACACGGTCAAAGTGGTAAATTCATCGCTTAGAGTCGTCAAGCAGCTCATACATGTCCCATCTCGAAATTATGTACATTTCTGTCTCGTAAACACCGGCCTCGGAACACCATTTATATCAGCAATAGAGTTAAGGCCATTGATAAATACCTCCTATGTCACCACATCTGGATCATTGTCACTCTTTTCCCGCTTGGATGTTGGATCAACAAGCAATCAAGGATACAG GTATGGATATGATGTTCATGATCGCTATTGGGTGCCCTATAACAAATTTGGGTGGACAGATTTAAGCACCTCGCTTACCATTGACACCACCAATAGTTACCAACCACCATCTGTTGTGATGAGTACTGCCGTCACACCTGTAAATGGTAACGATTCCTTACAGTTCTCCTGGGACTCAGAGTATGCGACTTCCGAATATTATGTGTACATGTACTTTGCTGAAGTCGTAAAGCTCGAAGCCAACCAGTACAGATCCTTCAACATTGCTGTAAACGAGAACTACTGGTATGGACCCTTTGCTCCTAATTACTTAAAAACAAACACTCTGGATAGCTCATCAGCCTTAAGTGGAaaagcaaaatatgaaatttcaaTCTTCAAAACTGAAAATTCAACATTTCCACCCATCATCAATGCGATTGAGATATACTCCGTGAAATATCTCTTGCAATCAGAAACAGTCCAAGGAGATG TTGATGCCATCGCAAAAATCAAGTCAACGTATGGAATAAAGAGAACTTGGCAAGGAGATCCGTGTGCCCCAAAAGAATACCCGTGGGAAGGTCTAAATTGTAGCTATGATGGTTATACTCCTCCTAGAATTACATCCTT GAACTTGTCCTCAAGTGGACTAATTGGAGAGATATCTGCCGACATATCAAATCTCGTAATGTTGCAATATTT GGATCTTTCTAATAATAACTTAACTGGATCCGTGCCTAATTTTCTATCTCAATTGCAATACTTGAGGATCTT AAACTTAGAGCGAAACCAGCTGTCCGGTTCAGTTCCAACTGAACTAATTGCAAGATCAAAGAATGGTCGTTCATTATCATCAAG TGTGGGTGACAATCCAAATCTTTGTGGATCCGATTCGTGCAAACAGAAGAAGAACAATTTTGTTGTTCCAATAGTTGCATCACTTGGTGGATTGTTGATCCTCTCATTGATTGTTGCTGCTATATATATCTTGTTGGGAATTAGAAGGAGAAAACATCAAGATAAGACTAAAG CAGTTGTAATAATAGATGCTAGATCCAACATTCAAAATGTATCATTGGAGTCAATACAACGACAATTTACATATCCTGAGCTCCTAAAAATTACCAACTTTGAGAGAATTGATGGTAAAGGTGGATTTGGAACAGTTTACCATGGCACCATAGATGACACTCAAGTAGCAGTGAAGATGCTCTCTCCATCATCAATTCAAGGGTTTCAACGATTTCAATCCGAA GTTAAACTTCTTATGAAGGTTCATCATAGAAACTTAACTACTCTTGTTGGGTTTTGCTATGAAGGAAGTAACATGTGGCTCATTTATGAGTACATGGCCAACGGAAACTTAAAAGAACATCTTTCAG GTGAGAAGGCAAACATCTTAAATTGGGAAGATAGAATTCAAATCGCGACGGATGCAGCACAAG GATTGGAGTATCTACATCGTGGTTGTAAGCCACCTATAATTCATAGAGATGTGAAGTCTACACACATCTTGTTAACTGAAAATTTCCATGCCAAACTAGCTGATTTTGGCCTATCCAAAATTTTCCCATGTGATGGTGGCTCCCATATGTCGACTGATGTTGCTGGCAGCCCTGGGTACCTAGACCCTGA GTACTACATATCAAACAAGTTAACGGAAAAaagtgatgtttatagttttggagtTGTTCTTTTAGAGATAATTACAAGTCGGCCCGCACTTGAAAGATCCCACGAAAGGactcacataagtcaatgggtGAGTTTCTTGCTTGCTAAAGGGGATATAAAAAGTATTGTTGATCCAAGGCTAGGTGGAAATTTCAACATCTACTCTGCTTGGAAAGCTGTCGAAATAGCAATGGTTTGTGTATCTCCAACTTCTGCTGAAAGGCCAACTATGAGTCAAGTAGTGGCCGTACTAAATGAGTGTTTGCCACTTGAATTAGCTCGCACAAAGGAGGGCAACGAGTACAAATCAATTGATTTAATTGATGATCAATATGAATCTCACTACCGAACTCAGTCCTTTAGCACGGTAAAGGACATATTGAATCTTGAatctttttga